Genomic DNA from Deinococcota bacterium:
GTCTAACCCGCTCCAAAACCTCCGCCTCGCCGCCCACCATGATCGACAGCGTGCCGTTCTTGGCGCCCTCCGAGCCGCCCGAGACGGGCGCGTCGAGCATGTGGGCGCCCTTTGCGGCCAGCGCCTCCGCGACCTCCTTGGTCACCGCCGGGCTGATGGTGCTCATGTCGACCAGGACGCTCCCCGCCCGCAGCCCGTGCAGCGCGCCCTGCTCACCGACGATGACCGCTTCGGCGTCCGGGGTGTCGCTGACCATCGTAAAAACGACGTCGCAACCTCGAGCCGCCTCTTGCGGGCTGTCAGCGCGTTTCGCGCCCCTTACCTTCTCCTCACGTTCGCGGGTGCGGTTGTGGACGGTTACGTTATAGCCCGCGTCTACGAGCCGCTGCGCCATGGGGGCGCCCATCGTTCCTAAGCCGATAAAGGCGAGTTTTGGCTGTG
This window encodes:
- a CDS encoding NAD(P)-dependent oxidoreductase; the protein is MTAQPKLAFIGLGTMGAPMAQRLVDAGYNVTVHNRTREREEKVRGAKRADSPQEAARGCDVVFTMVSDTPDAEAVIVGEQGALHGLRAGSVLVDMSTISPAVTKEVAEALAAKGAHMLDAPVSGGSEGAKNGTLSIMVGGEAEVLERVRPVLEALGKTITLVGPIGSGQITKAINQVIIAGTYAAVAEGVALGLAAGIDLGAAHRAVSGGAAGSWVLENRADNMIKGQYPLGFRTVLHRKDLGIALAAGKDLGVPMPVAAYVEQVETGLVGRGYGDEDVSNIARAVREAAGLD